One stretch of Akkermansia massiliensis DNA includes these proteins:
- the murC gene encoding UDP-N-acetylmuramate--L-alanine ligase, with translation MIETLRKRLMDREHPARLHLIGVAGSGMSGLALMLMEMGHRVSGCDRVTSTETERLQSLGLSFSCPHSADAVSDAEIVIYSSAIREDNPALSAARKLNIPCMRRAECLAAILNGKKGVVVSGTHGKTTTSALCAHLMREGRMRPCHYVGAEIPVLGTNAHWNEDSEYLVAEGDESDGTLVNYIPEHSIVLNIEPEHLDHYKDLDEIKAVFDQLCSQTRGKIIYCRAHPGAADVCAGYPNSVSYGWSGADYTATDILERRGRTLFTVLKGEEELGRVELGIPGRHNVLNSLAAIALATELGVDFPAITRGLASFAGAKRRFETKYLSPTIRIVDDYGHHPTEIAATLQTARSLQPNRLVVYFQPHRYTRTQMLADDFGKVLQAADLVFVADVYPASELPIEGVSGQTIIDAMHRHGPVETHYLPDLGTAHHAIGNALKPGDLFLTLGAGNVHECGMRIARDLALLEDLERTAGESLEGKLYEPMSRHTTMRVGGCAQYWLEPSTFSGMQTAVNYCRDRNIPVHVIGRGSNIIVRDGGLRGAVIHPSGGEFDVLEIQGNRLSAGAGVRLKKLVSTAVQNGLGGLEWMDGIPGNVGGSLRMNAGAMGMDMIKNLVSVVCLDEDGEIRSHTKEELNAQYRSIPDLAHNFVLQAVFEAQPAPAEEMERLLAAARAKRKLSQPVGASAGCIFKNPEEIPAGRLIDELGLKNACVGDACVSDVHANFIINRGHARARDITILIDMIRKEAMENRGIDLKSEAQVIGDREPQF, from the coding sequence ATGATTGAGACTTTACGCAAACGCCTGATGGACAGGGAACATCCGGCACGTCTCCACCTCATCGGGGTGGCCGGGTCCGGCATGTCCGGCCTGGCGCTCATGCTGATGGAAATGGGGCACCGGGTGAGCGGCTGCGACCGGGTGACCAGCACGGAAACCGAACGGCTCCAGAGCCTGGGACTTTCTTTTTCCTGCCCGCATTCAGCGGACGCCGTCTCCGACGCGGAAATCGTCATTTATTCCAGCGCCATCCGGGAGGATAATCCGGCCCTTTCCGCCGCGCGCAAACTGAACATTCCCTGCATGCGCCGCGCGGAATGCCTGGCGGCCATCCTGAACGGGAAGAAGGGCGTCGTGGTCTCCGGCACGCACGGCAAAACCACCACCTCGGCCCTCTGCGCTCACCTGATGCGGGAAGGCCGCATGCGCCCGTGCCACTATGTAGGGGCGGAAATCCCCGTGCTGGGCACCAACGCCCACTGGAACGAGGACAGCGAATACCTGGTGGCGGAAGGGGACGAGAGCGACGGCACGCTGGTGAACTACATCCCGGAGCACAGCATCGTCCTCAACATTGAGCCGGAACACCTGGACCATTACAAGGACCTGGATGAAATCAAGGCCGTGTTTGACCAGCTGTGCTCCCAGACGCGGGGCAAGATCATTTACTGCCGCGCCCATCCCGGCGCAGCGGACGTATGCGCCGGCTATCCCAATTCCGTTTCCTACGGCTGGTCTGGTGCGGATTACACCGCCACGGACATCCTGGAACGCCGCGGCCGCACCCTGTTCACCGTCCTGAAAGGGGAAGAGGAACTGGGCCGCGTGGAGCTGGGCATTCCCGGACGCCACAACGTGCTGAATTCCCTGGCTGCCATTGCGCTGGCAACGGAACTGGGCGTGGACTTCCCGGCGATAACGCGCGGCCTGGCTTCCTTCGCCGGGGCCAAGCGCCGCTTTGAGACCAAATACCTTTCCCCCACCATCCGGATTGTGGACGATTACGGCCACCATCCCACGGAGATAGCCGCCACGCTCCAGACCGCCCGCTCCCTCCAGCCGAACCGCCTGGTGGTTTACTTCCAGCCGCACCGCTACACGCGCACCCAGATGCTGGCGGACGACTTCGGCAAGGTGCTCCAGGCGGCGGACCTCGTCTTTGTGGCGGACGTTTACCCCGCCAGCGAACTGCCCATTGAAGGAGTGAGCGGCCAGACCATCATCGACGCCATGCACAGGCACGGCCCGGTGGAAACCCATTATCTTCCCGACCTGGGCACGGCCCACCACGCCATCGGCAACGCGCTGAAACCCGGAGACCTGTTCCTGACGCTGGGGGCCGGAAACGTCCACGAATGCGGCATGCGCATCGCGCGCGACCTGGCTCTGCTGGAGGATCTGGAACGCACCGCGGGCGAATCCCTGGAAGGCAAGCTGTACGAACCCATGTCACGCCACACCACCATGAGGGTGGGAGGCTGCGCCCAGTACTGGCTGGAGCCCTCCACCTTCTCCGGCATGCAGACAGCCGTCAATTATTGCCGGGACAGGAACATTCCCGTGCACGTCATTGGCCGCGGCTCCAACATCATCGTCAGGGACGGCGGCCTGCGCGGCGCCGTCATCCACCCCTCCGGAGGCGAATTCGACGTCCTGGAAATTCAGGGGAACCGCCTTTCCGCCGGCGCGGGAGTGCGGCTGAAAAAGCTGGTTTCCACCGCCGTCCAGAACGGCCTGGGCGGCCTGGAATGGATGGACGGCATTCCAGGCAATGTGGGAGGAAGCCTCCGCATGAACGCCGGGGCCATGGGCATGGACATGATTAAAAACCTCGTCTCCGTCGTCTGCCTGGATGAAGACGGGGAAATCCGCAGTCACACAAAGGAGGAACTGAACGCCCAGTACCGCTCCATCCCGGACCTGGCCCATAATTTTGTGCTTCAGGCCGTGTTTGAAGCGCAGCCCGCCCCGGCGGAGGAAATGGAACGGCTCCTGGCGGCGGCCAGGGCCAAGCGCAAGCTTTCCCAGCCCGTAGGAGCCAGCGCAGGCTGCATCTTCAAGAACCCGGAGGAAATCCCGGCGGGCAGGCTCATTGACGAGCTGGGCCTGAAAAACGCCTGCGTGGGGGATGCCTGCGTGTCAGACGTGCACGCCAATTTCATCATCAACCGCGGCCATGCCAGGGCGCGGGACATCACCATCCTGATTGACATGATCCGGAAGGAAGCCATGGAAAACCGCGGCATTGACCTGAAATCGGAAGCCCAGGTCATCGGAGACCGGGAACCCCAGTTTTAA
- the murG gene encoding undecaprenyldiphospho-muramoylpentapeptide beta-N-acetylglucosaminyltransferase, with the protein MTEPSPSRPTLNIVIACGGTGGHLFPGIAVAQELKKRGHNVTLLISQKKVDAQASKNYGDLNFRTIEAIAMPKIPSMSLLGFGLRLYKAIRFSRSLLDEVNADVVIGMGGFTSFPPVYAAHRKGIRTYVHDSNALPGKANRMTAKCCTNVLLGIEEARHYFNPAKCIVTGTPVRQEMEERRDKDESRAELNLPKDRRVALVMGGSQGARNLNSLVIEAARQCADLCDFLIITGSADFARVSQLTADMPHVHVIEFCSAMATAYAAADVVISRSGASSLTELAHMGKAALLVPYPFAADDHQAHNARVFAAHGAARMMRENTLTPDDIAAFLNEVFKDSSLLASMNECALRLDTPDAVSRIANVIENTDHAAIHD; encoded by the coding sequence ATGACTGAACCCTCTCCCTCGCGTCCCACCCTGAACATCGTGATTGCCTGCGGCGGCACGGGGGGGCACCTTTTCCCCGGCATAGCCGTAGCCCAGGAACTTAAAAAGCGCGGCCACAACGTCACCCTCCTCATTTCCCAGAAGAAGGTGGATGCGCAGGCCAGCAAGAATTACGGCGATCTCAATTTCCGCACCATTGAGGCCATCGCTATGCCCAAAATCCCGTCCATGTCCCTGCTGGGCTTCGGGCTCAGGCTGTACAAGGCCATCCGTTTCAGCCGCAGCCTTCTGGACGAGGTGAATGCGGACGTCGTCATCGGCATGGGCGGCTTTACTTCCTTCCCCCCCGTTTACGCCGCCCACCGCAAGGGCATCCGCACCTACGTGCACGATTCCAACGCCCTGCCCGGCAAGGCCAACCGCATGACCGCCAAATGCTGCACGAACGTGTTGCTGGGCATTGAGGAGGCCAGGCACTATTTCAACCCCGCCAAGTGCATCGTCACCGGCACCCCGGTGCGCCAGGAGATGGAGGAACGCAGGGATAAGGATGAATCCCGGGCGGAGCTCAACCTGCCGAAGGACCGCCGCGTGGCCCTGGTGATGGGCGGCTCCCAGGGGGCCAGGAACCTGAATTCCCTGGTCATTGAAGCGGCCCGGCAGTGCGCGGACCTGTGCGACTTCCTCATCATCACCGGCTCCGCGGATTTTGCGCGCGTGAGCCAGCTGACGGCGGACATGCCCCATGTGCACGTCATTGAGTTCTGTTCCGCCATGGCGACCGCGTACGCCGCGGCGGACGTGGTCATTTCCCGTTCCGGGGCGTCCAGCCTGACGGAGCTGGCCCACATGGGGAAGGCGGCCCTGCTGGTTCCCTACCCCTTTGCCGCGGATGACCACCAGGCGCACAACGCGCGCGTCTTCGCGGCCCACGGGGCGGCGCGCATGATGCGTGAAAACACCCTCACGCCGGACGATATTGCGGCTTTTCTGAACGAAGTCTTCAAGGATTCCTCCCTGCTGGCCTCCATGAATGAATGTGCTTTACGTCTGGATACGCCTGATGCAGTATCCCGCATCGCCAATGTCATTGAAAACACGGACCATGCAGCCATCCATGATTGA
- a CDS encoding FtsW/RodA/SpoVE family cell cycle protein — MSSKVCMILVWFFVICLLVVGLVMVSSTAAWAEETKHPYEPLFKQTAFACAGLVGAMILSRIDYRIWRKYIWWILGFACFLLVLCYVPGIGKEINGERRWITIGMQFQPSECAKLCMMMALANWLALYRDRTTSFWWGFVMPGVIFGIPLALILFEKDMGTSVALALAAFCVMFVAGTRKIYLGGALALAGAALYVLVQSNANRLERFLAWKDLDAHRLGAGLQQYRASIALSRGGLDGVGLGNSAEKHGTLPFAHTDFIFAPLGEEFGFYGTMFVLLCYFLMTYAGIGVAMQCRDAYGRFLAVGIVAIIFCPAILNIAVVTNAVPNSGLPLPFISFGGTNLVFTLAALGMLTSIQRFSTGAQPNCEITRKDERSIDVRL, encoded by the coding sequence ATGTCTTCCAAAGTCTGCATGATTCTGGTCTGGTTTTTCGTCATCTGCCTTCTGGTCGTGGGCCTGGTGATGGTATCCAGCACGGCGGCCTGGGCGGAAGAAACCAAGCACCCGTACGAGCCCCTGTTCAAGCAGACCGCCTTTGCCTGCGCGGGGCTGGTGGGGGCCATGATCCTCTCCCGGATAGATTACCGGATATGGAGGAAGTATATCTGGTGGATTCTGGGGTTCGCCTGCTTCCTGCTGGTGCTGTGCTACGTGCCGGGCATCGGGAAGGAGATCAACGGGGAACGCCGCTGGATCACCATCGGCATGCAGTTCCAGCCCAGTGAATGCGCCAAGCTCTGCATGATGATGGCGCTGGCCAACTGGCTGGCCCTGTACCGGGACCGCACTACCTCCTTCTGGTGGGGGTTCGTGATGCCCGGCGTCATCTTCGGCATTCCGCTGGCGCTGATTCTTTTTGAAAAGGACATGGGCACCTCCGTAGCGCTGGCCCTGGCCGCGTTCTGCGTGATGTTCGTGGCCGGCACGCGCAAGATTTACCTGGGCGGCGCCCTAGCGCTCGCCGGAGCGGCCCTGTACGTTCTGGTGCAGAGCAACGCCAACCGCCTGGAACGCTTCCTGGCCTGGAAGGACCTGGACGCCCACCGCCTGGGCGCGGGGCTCCAGCAGTACCGCGCCTCCATCGCCCTGTCCCGCGGCGGCCTGGACGGGGTGGGCCTGGGCAACAGCGCGGAAAAGCACGGCACGCTTCCCTTCGCCCATACGGACTTCATCTTCGCCCCGCTTGGGGAGGAGTTCGGCTTTTACGGAACCATGTTCGTCCTGCTCTGCTATTTCCTGATGACCTATGCGGGCATCGGCGTAGCCATGCAGTGCCGGGACGCCTACGGCCGGTTCCTGGCCGTGGGGATCGTCGCCATCATCTTCTGCCCCGCCATCCTGAACATTGCCGTGGTGACCAACGCCGTGCCCAACTCCGGGCTGCCGCTGCCCTTCATCAGCTTCGGGGGCACCAACCTGGTCTTCACGCTGGCCGCCCTGGGCATGCTCACCAGCATTCAGAGATTTTCCACCGGTGCACAGCCCAACTGTGAAATCACCCGCAAAGACGAACGCTCCATTGACGTAAGATTATGA
- a CDS encoding LysM peptidoglycan-binding domain-containing protein, with protein sequence MKTTKTPDHNPTGRTRPKRKMGTVLRAKLSRYRARVSEFEDDAPSSTVVRWLVVLLLLHLLVIGGVYVRSTWFRNTTETVEMATALPAPPTVSQTPVPAAPPAVLPQAPQAAPAAPVTITQPEQVVDARPNRQPVPAVQEHIPDAAPVAGPARHIVRTGDTWERIARDNQVAVNDLKAVNPRVQRLVSGSTLVIPARPGDKMAPEKTAAAETEPDGVAHIVKKGETLSVIARKYKMNWRSLQKFNKMNDRDVARLKIGQKIMIPKK encoded by the coding sequence ATGAAAACGACCAAGACCCCCGATCACAATCCGACCGGACGCACCCGTCCGAAACGCAAAATGGGCACCGTGCTCCGTGCCAAGCTCAGCAGATACCGCGCACGCGTCTCCGAATTTGAAGATGACGCTCCCAGCAGCACCGTCGTGCGCTGGCTCGTCGTCCTCCTTCTTCTCCATCTTCTTGTTATCGGCGGCGTCTATGTCCGCAGCACCTGGTTCAGGAATACGACGGAGACCGTGGAAATGGCAACCGCCCTTCCCGCGCCGCCCACCGTTTCCCAGACGCCCGTTCCTGCGGCTCCCCCGGCGGTTCTGCCCCAGGCTCCCCAGGCCGCTCCCGCGGCTCCGGTCACCATCACGCAGCCGGAACAGGTGGTGGACGCGCGCCCGAACAGGCAGCCGGTTCCCGCCGTGCAGGAACACATTCCGGATGCCGCTCCGGTGGCAGGTCCTGCGCGCCACATCGTGCGCACGGGGGATACGTGGGAACGGATCGCCCGTGACAACCAGGTGGCCGTCAATGACCTGAAAGCCGTCAATCCCAGGGTGCAGCGCCTTGTCAGCGGAAGCACGCTCGTCATTCCGGCACGCCCCGGCGACAAGATGGCGCCGGAAAAAACCGCCGCCGCGGAAACGGAACCGGACGGCGTGGCGCATATCGTGAAGAAGGGTGAGACCCTCTCCGTAATCGCCCGCAAGTACAAGATGAACTGGCGCTCCCTCCAGAAATTCAACAAGATGAACGACCGGGACGTAGCACGCCTCAAGATCGGTCAAAAGATCATGATTCCCAAGAAGTAA
- the murD gene encoding UDP-N-acetylmuramoyl-L-alanine--D-glutamate ligase: MQLNNLNIAVLGAGRSGRAAARLAMKHGARVRVFDASPSIGNWPEDIPLHAAATEEDGRAFRADLVVISPGIETDSPFVRAFGREGVETIGEMELACRFYHGRIIAITGTNGKTTTTSLVEKILLRAGKAAIACGNYGVPMAEILLRDSVPDVLALEVSSFQLETIRDFHPDVAVWLNFAPDHMDRYKSVEDYYHAKLHIFDNQTEEDLAVVRAGERLPHLKAPVRTFSSEDPAADLYYREPQVMEGDKPLLNLADTTLNQRHNAENAMAAVLACRHLGIPAETAAEVLKEFTPPGHRCETVRTLDGVLWLNDSKATNLHALEAALKSQNSPVILIAGGKDKGLDYLPLRPMLKEKVRACVVFGQIADQLQDAFSPVVPTEKAADVADCVAKARACARTGDTVLFSPGTSSFDMFTGYVQRGQAFRDAVNALSPLS, encoded by the coding sequence ATGCAGCTCAACAATCTCAACATCGCCGTCCTGGGAGCGGGAAGAAGCGGACGCGCCGCGGCGCGCCTCGCCATGAAGCATGGCGCCCGGGTGCGCGTGTTTGACGCCTCCCCCTCCATCGGCAACTGGCCGGAAGACATTCCGCTGCACGCCGCCGCCACGGAGGAAGACGGGAGGGCCTTCCGCGCGGACCTGGTGGTCATCTCCCCCGGCATTGAGACGGACAGCCCCTTTGTCAGGGCCTTCGGGCGGGAAGGCGTGGAAACCATCGGTGAAATGGAGCTGGCCTGCCGCTTCTACCATGGCCGCATCATCGCCATCACCGGCACCAACGGAAAAACCACCACCACGTCCCTGGTGGAAAAAATCCTGCTTCGCGCCGGAAAGGCGGCCATCGCCTGCGGCAATTACGGCGTCCCGATGGCGGAAATCCTGCTCCGGGATTCCGTGCCGGACGTGCTGGCGCTGGAGGTCAGCTCCTTCCAATTGGAAACTATCCGCGATTTCCACCCGGACGTGGCCGTATGGCTCAATTTTGCGCCGGACCACATGGACCGCTACAAGTCCGTGGAGGATTACTACCACGCCAAGCTGCACATCTTCGACAACCAGACGGAAGAAGACCTGGCCGTCGTGCGCGCCGGGGAAAGGCTCCCGCACCTGAAAGCCCCCGTCCGCACCTTCAGTTCGGAAGATCCGGCGGCGGACCTTTATTACCGGGAACCGCAGGTCATGGAGGGAGACAAGCCCCTGCTGAACCTGGCGGATACCACCCTGAACCAGCGCCACAACGCGGAAAACGCCATGGCCGCCGTGCTGGCCTGCCGCCACCTGGGCATTCCCGCGGAAACGGCTGCGGAAGTATTGAAGGAGTTCACTCCCCCCGGCCACCGCTGCGAGACCGTCCGCACGCTGGACGGCGTGCTGTGGCTGAACGATTCCAAGGCCACGAACCTGCACGCGCTGGAAGCAGCGCTGAAATCCCAGAATTCCCCGGTCATCCTGATTGCCGGAGGCAAGGACAAGGGACTGGATTACCTGCCCCTGCGGCCCATGCTGAAGGAAAAGGTGCGCGCGTGCGTCGTCTTCGGCCAGATTGCGGACCAGCTCCAGGACGCCTTTTCCCCCGTGGTTCCCACGGAAAAAGCAGCGGACGTGGCGGACTGCGTGGCCAAGGCCCGCGCCTGCGCCAGGACGGGAGACACCGTCCTGTTCTCCCCCGGCACCTCCTCCTTTGACATGTTCACCGGCTACGTCCAGCGCGGCCAGGCCTTCCGGGACGCGGTGAACGCCCTCTCCCCCCTTTCCTGA
- the mraY gene encoding phospho-N-acetylmuramoyl-pentapeptide-transferase, producing MHSFIEQLSPAGALAEPAGRALLACLISFVLTMMFAPRVIRALISLKIGQPIRTAEEVHKLAELHGAKAGTPTMGGVLIVGSMTAATLLCARMNNPFIISCLFVTLALGLLGFRDDYLKVAKKTSDGISARKKLFIQFLAGLAGVTFLYLYPEGSPRVELHDYVSSLFIPFYGQVNLPWYVYIPFGVVVVMSASNAVNLTDGLDGLASGCSVTTGISYAIIAAICGNWLMADSLDIPFHPGAGEISVFMMALVGACLGFLWHNCYPARVFMGDTGSLALGGAFGMAAVCTAQELLFIVIGGVFVMEATSVVLQVGSFKLRHGKRIFAMAPIHHHFELKGWKETQVIARFWMISLLLAFLGLFLITTA from the coding sequence ATGCATTCCTTCATTGAACAGCTCAGCCCCGCGGGGGCGCTTGCAGAACCGGCAGGGAGAGCCCTGCTGGCCTGCCTCATCTCTTTTGTCCTGACGATGATGTTCGCCCCGCGGGTAATCCGCGCGCTGATTTCCCTGAAAATCGGCCAGCCCATCAGGACCGCGGAGGAAGTGCACAAGCTGGCGGAACTCCACGGAGCCAAGGCGGGAACTCCCACCATGGGCGGCGTGCTGATCGTAGGCTCCATGACGGCGGCTACCCTGCTGTGCGCCAGAATGAACAATCCCTTCATCATCTCCTGCCTGTTCGTCACCCTGGCGCTGGGACTGCTGGGCTTCCGGGACGACTACCTGAAGGTGGCCAAGAAAACCTCGGACGGCATTTCCGCGCGTAAAAAACTCTTCATCCAGTTCCTGGCCGGGCTGGCGGGCGTCACGTTCCTGTACCTGTACCCGGAAGGCAGCCCCCGCGTGGAACTGCATGACTACGTCTCCTCCCTGTTCATTCCGTTCTACGGCCAGGTGAACCTGCCGTGGTACGTTTACATTCCCTTCGGCGTCGTGGTGGTCATGTCCGCCTCCAATGCGGTGAACCTGACGGACGGACTGGACGGCCTCGCCTCCGGCTGCTCCGTCACCACGGGCATCTCCTACGCCATCATTGCCGCCATTTGCGGGAACTGGCTGATGGCGGATTCCCTGGACATCCCCTTCCACCCCGGCGCAGGGGAAATCAGCGTTTTCATGATGGCCCTGGTGGGCGCCTGCCTGGGTTTCCTGTGGCACAACTGCTACCCGGCCAGGGTCTTCATGGGGGATACCGGCTCCCTGGCCCTGGGCGGAGCATTCGGCATGGCCGCCGTCTGCACGGCGCAGGAGCTTCTTTTCATCGTCATCGGTGGCGTTTTCGTCATGGAGGCCACATCCGTCGTTCTCCAGGTAGGCAGCTTCAAGCTGCGCCACGGTAAACGCATCTTCGCCATGGCTCCCATCCACCACCATTTTGAACTCAAGGGATGGAAGGAAACCCAGGTGATTGCCCGCTTCTGGATGATCAGCCTCCTGCTGGCGTTCCTGGGCCTTTTCCTGATCACCACCGCCTGA
- a CDS encoding UDP-N-acetylmuramoyl-tripeptide--D-alanyl-D-alanine ligase produces the protein MTSLTAHGICNAIGGKLVSGPFDRVASGGVCTDSRALPPHAVFFALGGEKFDGNLFAPEASRTAAAVVVSRVEEGMDPSCAVILVEDTLKALQQLASWWRAGLTLTAIGLTGSNGKTSTKDLTASVLSQGLRTIATQGNLNNHIGVPLSILRASPADEAAVWEMGMNHPGELAPLCEMTRPKIGIITSIGTSHIEYLGSRENIAREKCTVARCLPEDGFMIFPADCDYADMIRRSTRAACIECGIDSGTVRAENPVSTENGTRFTLSIPDFCREVVELPVHGRHMVANALLAAAAGWVAGLAKEQIVSGLNRAQLTGGRLHCTRSNGILVVDDTYNANPDSMQAALHTAAELSCTGRRFAVLGRMGELGTFSEEGHALVGRTAEKLRFDCVVSVGTDAARITDAISPNSSTKGLNFGSAEEAAEWLRSHTAPGDIVLFKGSRLARMEQVMNLTFPPQ, from the coding sequence ATGACCTCCCTCACGGCACACGGCATCTGCAACGCCATCGGCGGAAAACTGGTCAGCGGCCCCTTTGACAGGGTCGCTTCCGGAGGCGTGTGCACAGACAGCCGCGCCCTGCCGCCCCATGCCGTTTTCTTCGCGCTGGGAGGAGAAAAGTTTGACGGCAACCTGTTTGCCCCGGAGGCTTCCCGCACCGCGGCGGCAGTCGTCGTCAGCCGCGTGGAGGAAGGGATGGACCCCTCCTGCGCCGTCATCCTGGTGGAGGATACGCTGAAAGCCCTCCAGCAGCTGGCCTCCTGGTGGCGTGCCGGGCTGACCCTCACCGCCATCGGCCTGACCGGCTCCAACGGGAAGACCTCCACCAAGGACCTGACCGCCTCCGTTCTTTCCCAGGGACTCCGGACCATCGCCACGCAGGGAAACCTGAACAACCACATCGGCGTTCCCCTCAGCATCCTCCGGGCTTCCCCGGCGGACGAGGCCGCCGTGTGGGAAATGGGCATGAACCATCCGGGAGAACTGGCCCCCCTGTGTGAAATGACACGCCCGAAGATCGGCATCATCACCAGCATCGGCACTTCCCATATTGAATACCTGGGCTCCCGGGAAAACATTGCCCGGGAAAAATGCACGGTAGCCCGCTGCCTGCCGGAAGACGGCTTCATGATTTTCCCGGCGGACTGCGATTATGCGGACATGATCCGCCGGTCCACCCGCGCCGCGTGCATTGAGTGCGGCATTGACTCCGGAACCGTCCGCGCGGAAAACCCGGTCTCCACGGAGAATGGGACGCGTTTCACCCTTTCCATTCCTGATTTCTGCCGGGAGGTGGTGGAACTGCCCGTCCACGGCCGCCACATGGTGGCCAATGCGCTTCTGGCCGCCGCCGCCGGCTGGGTGGCAGGTCTTGCGAAGGAGCAGATCGTCTCCGGCCTCAACCGGGCGCAGCTCACGGGCGGCAGGCTCCACTGCACCCGGTCCAACGGCATTCTGGTAGTGGACGATACGTATAACGCCAATCCGGATTCCATGCAGGCCGCCCTGCACACCGCAGCGGAGCTTTCCTGCACCGGCAGGCGCTTTGCGGTGCTGGGCAGAATGGGGGAACTGGGAACGTTTTCCGAAGAAGGGCACGCGCTGGTGGGACGCACGGCGGAAAAGCTCCGCTTTGACTGCGTGGTCAGCGTGGGAACGGATGCCGCCCGGATTACGGACGCCATTTCTCCGAACTCATCCACCAAAGGACTGAACTTCGGCTCCGCAGAGGAAGCCGCCGAATGGCTCCGCAGCCACACGGCGCCGGGAGACATCGTCCTTTTCAAGGGCAGCCGCCTTGCCCGGATGGAGCAAGTCATGAACCTCACCTTTCCGCCCCAGTAA
- a CDS encoding UDP-N-acetylmuramoyl-L-alanyl-D-glutamate--2,6-diaminopimelate ligase, whose product MKLLTLLKDLPAHTLTGSPQVKISHLECDSRRVLPGSCYIALKGTQADGHEFIPEAIRRGACAVVAEMPCTKEARDAGVSWVEVNDSRLAVSLMGAAWNGHPSRHMTMIGVTGTNGKTTTAYIAHSLLKQSWLRAGLIGTIAYDNGEEITPSTHTTPGPLELEHLLKEMFENGCRGVSMEVSSHALDQERVAGINFNVGIFTNLTQDHLDYHHTMENYFQAKAKLFEQMAQDTRARRKPVAVINIDDAYGRRLAEMFSGRMAVKTYGSALGADFRMLVHHATAKGSEYELEYKGKSYLVRVPLIGKFNMYNSLAALAAVICAGIPVRDAIANLQNIPQVPGRLQLFTHPGGAQIFIDYAHTPDALENVCRTLKEICSRRLITVFGCGGDRDKGKRPLMGAVAARLSDACIVTSDNPRSEEPLSIISQITAGMPEGRYAIIPDRARAIATAIEQARLGDVVLIAGKGHENYQELSTGRIDFSDAKEVRRNMFIKEREEFPQA is encoded by the coding sequence ATGAAGCTACTTACCTTGCTCAAAGACCTTCCCGCCCATACGCTCACCGGCTCCCCCCAGGTGAAAATCTCCCATCTGGAATGCGACAGCCGCCGCGTTCTGCCCGGCTCCTGCTATATTGCCCTGAAGGGAACCCAGGCGGACGGCCACGAGTTCATTCCGGAAGCCATCCGCCGCGGAGCCTGCGCCGTCGTCGCGGAAATGCCCTGCACGAAGGAAGCCAGGGACGCCGGAGTCAGCTGGGTGGAGGTGAACGATTCCCGCCTGGCCGTCAGCCTGATGGGCGCGGCCTGGAACGGCCATCCCTCCCGCCACATGACCATGATAGGCGTGACGGGGACGAACGGAAAAACTACGACGGCCTACATCGCCCATTCCCTGCTGAAGCAGTCCTGGCTGCGCGCCGGGCTGATCGGCACCATCGCCTATGACAACGGGGAGGAAATCACCCCCTCCACCCACACCACGCCCGGCCCGCTGGAGCTGGAACACCTGCTGAAGGAGATGTTTGAAAACGGCTGCCGCGGCGTTTCCATGGAGGTATCCTCCCATGCGCTGGACCAGGAACGCGTGGCCGGCATTAATTTTAACGTGGGCATTTTCACCAACCTGACCCAGGACCACCTGGATTACCACCACACCATGGAGAATTATTTCCAGGCCAAGGCGAAGTTGTTCGAGCAGATGGCGCAGGACACCAGGGCCCGCCGCAAGCCCGTGGCCGTCATCAACATTGACGACGCCTACGGCCGCCGCCTGGCAGAAATGTTCTCCGGCCGCATGGCCGTCAAGACCTACGGTTCCGCCCTGGGCGCGGATTTCCGCATGCTGGTGCACCACGCCACGGCCAAGGGCAGCGAATACGAACTGGAATACAAGGGAAAAAGCTACCTGGTGCGCGTGCCCCTGATCGGCAAATTCAATATGTACAACAGCCTGGCCGCGCTGGCGGCCGTCATCTGCGCCGGCATCCCGGTACGGGACGCCATCGCGAACCTCCAGAACATTCCGCAGGTTCCCGGCAGACTGCAATTGTTCACCCACCCCGGAGGCGCCCAGATCTTCATTGATTACGCCCACACGCCGGACGCCCTGGAAAACGTCTGCAGGACGCTCAAGGAAATCTGCTCCCGCCGCCTGATTACCGTGTTCGGCTGCGGCGGTGACCGGGACAAGGGCAAGCGCCCGCTGATGGGCGCCGTGGCCGCGCGCCTGTCTGACGCCTGCATCGTCACTTCCGACAACCCCAGGAGCGAGGAGCCCCTCTCCATCATCAGCCAGATTACGGCGGGCATGCCGGAAGGCAGGTACGCCATCATTCCGGACCGCGCCCGGGCCATCGCCACGGCCATCGAACAGGCCCGGCTGGGGGACGTCGTCCTGATTGCGGGCAAGGGCCATGAAAACTACCAGGAGCTTTCCACCGGACGCATCGATTTCAGCGACGCCAAGGAAGTGCGGCGCAACATGTTCATCAAGGAGAGGGAAGAGTTCCCGCAGGCATAA